The Triticum dicoccoides isolate Atlit2015 ecotype Zavitan chromosome 6A, WEW_v2.0, whole genome shotgun sequence genome has a window encoding:
- the LOC119314417 gene encoding histone H4, translating to MSGRGKGGKGLGKGGAKRHRKVLRDNIQGITKPAIRRLARRGGVKRISGLIYEETRGVLKIFLENVIRDAVTYTEHARRKTVTAMDVVYALKRQGRTLYGFGG from the coding sequence ATGTCCGGCCGTGGCAAGGGCGGGAAGGGGCTGGGCAAGGGCGGCGCCAAGCGTCATCGGAAGGTGCTGCGCGACAACATCCAGGGCATCACCAAGCCGGCCATCCGTCGtctggcgcggcggggcggcgtgaaGCGCATCTCGGGGCTGATCTACGAGGAGACCCGCGGCGTGCTCAAGATCTTCCTGGAGAACGTCATCCGCGACGCCGTCACCTACACCGAGCACGCCCGCCGCAAGACCGTCACCGCCATGGACGTCGTCTACGCGCTCAAGCGCCAGGGCCGCACCCTCTACGGATTCGGCGGCTGA